The sequence AGCCTGGGCAACGTGCTGATCCGCTGGGTGCTCGCCCACCAGCCGCCGGAGCGCGTCGGCCGCGTGGTGATGCTGGCGCCGCCCAACCGCGGGGCGCGCAGGGCCGACCTTGCCGCGCGATACGTCGGCTGGCTGCTTCCCCCGCTCGCGGACCTGCGCACCGCCGCGGATGCCACCGTCCGCGCGCTCGCCGCGCCCGCGGGCGTGGAGGTCGGCATCATCGCCGGCGCGCGCGACCGCACCGTCCGCGTCGCCGAGACGCACCTGGACGGCGCCGCGGGCCACGTGCTCGTCCCCGGCGGCCACACCTTCATCATGCTCCGCCGCGACGTCCGGCGCCTGGTCCACGGCTTCCTCGCCACCGGCACCTTCGCGACGTGAGCCGTCGCCAGAAAACACATCTGCGACGAGAGCCGGCCGCGTGAGCGATCACGCGGCCGGTTTGTTTCTTCGATTCGTTCGGCACAGAGCGTCCCACTACCGATTGCGAGCTTCCCACTCCGTCAGTGCCACGATGCACGTGTCGAGCACGTCGGCGACATTCGCGTATGCGCCTGAGTCCACGCGCTCCCAGACAGCCTGCTCAAACACAGCTGTCACCTTTAGCGTCCTGCGTTTGCGCCTTGCGAATGCTTCTTGAAAGATTGCGCCGCTGGTGGATTACGCGTGAAATCTCGATGTGTTGTGGGTGGGTACGATAGAATACGATGTGCTTTCCTACCGGATGGCTTCGCAGTCCACGACCAAGATCGCCTCTCGGCCTCCCAAGGCGAGGCATCGAGGCGATCAGGTCGAAACTGGAGAGCAGTTGCTCCAGCAGGGCGTCGGAAGCGGAAGGATCTCCCGTTTCGTTGAATACGTAGGTTGTTGCTTCGAGAATCTCCCGCTGAGCAGCTGGCGCGATGACGTAGGTTGTCAGCGGCCGGTCCTCCGTCGAACCTCGGCTCGCATCATCGCGATAGCCTGTTCGCGCGGAATCCCTTCTCCCCGATCAAGCTCGTCCAAGCCGAGCTGAATCTCCCGCTTGAGCCACTCGTGGTTCTCCTCGAGGTCGGCCTCGAGTAGCGACAGTCCCTCCAGGCACGCCTTGAGCACATCCTCGACGCTCTCGTACTTGCCCGACTCCACGCGCTCGCGGACGGCGCGCTCGAACTCGGGGGGGATGTTCAGGCTCATGGCGGACCTCTGCTCGACCGCGTGCACGCTCATCCGGCAGACCTCCAAAGCTATGGTGGATGCAAGGCTGTATCCAGCATTGGCGTTCTCGTTCCGCAGCGGACATCTCTAGCGGCTCCGTCGCGCCCGGGCTCTCATTCGCTCGACGACTTCGTCACCGGGAATGAGCGGCTCGTTTTCGGCGCTTTCGATGCTGAGCTGGATCTCGCGCCTGAGCCACTCTCCTTCGTCCAGGAGATCCGCCTCCTGCTGCCCGAGGCTCGCGAGGTGAGCCTTCGGCTGGTTGGTGCTTTCATCCTGCTCAGGCCGAATGCGCTCCGCTACCGCATGGTCCCGCTGCTTCAGGCGCGCGCGGACCCGGTCGGACGCCACTCGTCCGTCCATCACCTGTCCGCGGTTGATCTGGTCTAGCCCGATCTGAATTTCGCGTCTCAACGCATCGAGCTGATCCGCTTCGTCAGACATAATCTGCCTTTCACCTTGTCCTGCGATTGCGCCGGCTCTTCCCTCTGCGGCCGCGCGCGCGCCTGCGGCGCTTGAACGCGCGCTCCTGGTCCTCGCTCTGGTGCAGCAGGCGCACGACTTCGATGCCGTAGCGCGTGGGACGGTAGAAGAGCACGTACGGGTGCACAGGAAAGCTGCGCACGCGCGTGCCCATCTCCGGGCGTGCGCGGCCGCTTCGCGGGAAATCGGCGAGACGCCCGCACGCCGCGATCACGCGCTCGACGAGCGCGGACGCGGCGCCGGGCGCGTCCGCTTTCTTCATCTTCGCGACCTCCGCCTTCAGCTTCGCTCTCGCGGTGAAGGTCCAGCGGTGCTCGCTCAGCTGTCGTCTCCGCGCGCCAGTTCACGCATCTCGCGGGCGACCTCCTCGCCCCGGACGAGCTCTCCCCGCTCGGACTCGCCGATACCCGCCTGGATGGCGCGGCGGATGAGCTGGAGCTTTCCCGCCGCGTCCGTTTCCGCCCACGCGAGGACGTGGATCGCCGCGCGGAGCACTTCGTCGGTGGTATGGTAGAGCCCCGTGCCCACGCGCTGCAGGACCGCGGCTTCCACGTCGGGGGGAACTTCCAGGGACATAATCTGCTCCTCCATTCGGCCGGAATCAATCCACCGCGTGATAGCGGCCACCGGTGTACAGTTTAAGAGTCGTAGAGGTCAGGTGTGCCCACGGTGGCGCAATCGACACGGTGTTGGCGTCCACTTGCCCGGCGTTCACGTCGTCAACTTGGTGGCGCGGAGAATAGCGGAAAAACCGGGATCTGGCCAGTCTCCCGACAGAATTGCATCTCGCCCAAATCATACACCCCGTGTGCCTTGCAACGAGGCGACTTGGCAGAATCGAGGGACGCCTGTGGCCGAATAGGAGCTGTGTGGAGATGAGGAACCGCGGCGGAATCGGTCCGCGTGCGTTCGTTTTCAGCCGCGCGGGGACGAGCCGTTGGTGTGGGGCTTCTCGCGGAGGTGCCCGAAGGGGATGTCGGGGAGGGGGAAGAACTCGTCGGCCATCTCCTCCAGCAGCTCCGGGCGCTCGGCGGCGCCGTCGAGCAGCGCCATCCGCCGCACCTTCTTGCTGAGCTCCAGGTTGCGCTCGCCGATGGGGTCGAGCGCGCGGGGGATGGCCTCGCCGCGGCGCTGCAGGTAGTCGACCACGTAGTCGAACGAGCGCACGACGTACTGGTGCACCGTGTCGTCGGTCAGCTCCCAGCGGCTCATGGTGACGATGGTGCCGAAGATGCTCTGCCAGCGGTCGTTGTCCTGGAAGCGGATGAGGCCGCGGAAGATGCGCCGGTTGGTGCGGAAGGAGAAGAGGGTGCCGGAGAGCACCTCGTCGAACAGCGCGTCGGCCTGCGAGTGGTCGTGCTGGGTGACGGCCTCGCGCGCCAGCTTGGTGAACTCGTCGCCGATGTGGCGGTCCATGCGGGCCTCCCAGTACGAGTGGCCCAGGCCCTTGGTCGACGAGGTGAGGAGGAGCTGGCGGGGGACGTAGAAGTT comes from Longimicrobium sp. and encodes:
- a CDS encoding zinc dependent phospholipase C family protein, with the translated sequence MKLSRGGLLAAAAIALLLVALTPGHAWAWGPGTHAYLSWQVLQSLQLLPDAIRAILAAHPFDFIYGSLAADISLAKKYVPEGRHCHHWHVGEEIEAAADSERLKAVGIGYLTHLAADTIAHNFYVPRQLLLTSSTKGLGHSYWEARMDRHIGDEFTKLAREAVTQHDHSQADALFDEVLSGTLFSFRTNRRIFRGLIRFQDNDRWQSIFGTIVTMSRWELTDDTVHQYVVRSFDYVVDYLQRRGEAIPRALDPIGERNLELSKKVRRMALLDGAAERPELLEEMADEFFPLPDIPFGHLREKPHTNGSSPRG
- a CDS encoding type II toxin-antitoxin system RelE/ParE family toxin; the protein is MSEHRWTFTARAKLKAEVAKMKKADAPGAASALVERVIAACGRLADFPRSGRARPEMGTRVRSFPVHPYVLFYRPTRYGIEVVRLLHQSEDQERAFKRRRRARGRRGKSRRNRRTR
- a CDS encoding alpha/beta fold hydrolase, with the protein product MRRAGPVADARELVVLAHGLGRTPASMWWLARSLRARGYRVLNWGYPSHTQPVAELGARMARDVEAALGDAPAVHFVGHSLGNVLIRWVLAHQPPERVGRVVMLAPPNRGARRADLAARYVGWLLPPLADLRTAADATVRALAAPAGVEVGIIAGARDRTVRVAETHLDGAAGHVLVPGGHTFIMLRRDVRRLVHGFLATGTFAT